In the genome of Bubalus kerabau isolate K-KA32 ecotype Philippines breed swamp buffalo chromosome 8, PCC_UOA_SB_1v2, whole genome shotgun sequence, one region contains:
- the LOC129658453 gene encoding olfactory receptor 2F1-like has protein sequence MGRDNLTWVSEFVLLGLSGDRQTQAGLFVLFGAAYLLTLLGNGLILVLIQLDTRLQLPMYFFLGNLSIVDFCYTSSGVPQMLAYFLLEKTISSARCGTQHFFSLALLGADSGTKFSLLTAMVYERYVVTPLHSGAAIGPRLTAVSWLVGLANFVVEMAVTMHLPTCGHCVLNHVACVDVAVFPPSVERIMGPWTPCRTWREISISKQTFVKLHCVQYTMTGAVGDTPNLI, from the exons ATGGGGAGGGACAACCTGACCTGGGTGAGTGAGTTTGTCCTACTGGGCCTCTCCGGGGACCGGCAGACCCAGGCTGGGCTGTTTGTCCTGTTTGGGGCCGCCTATCTGCTGACCTTGCTGGGCAACGGGCTCATCCTCGTCCTGATCCAGCTGGACACCCGCCTCCAGctgcccatgtacttcttcctcggCAACCTCTCTATAGTGGACTTCTGCTACACCTCCAGCGGGGTTCCCCAGATGCTGGCGTACTTCCTCCTGGAGAAGACCATCTCCTCTGCCCGATGTGGTACCCAGCACTTCTTCTCCCTGGCCCTGTTGGGGgcg gactcaggGACTAAGTTCTCACTGCTGACAGCGATGGTCTATGAACGCTATGTGGTCACCCCCCTGCACTCCGGAGCAGCAATCGGTCCAAGGCTGACAGCGGTCTCTTGGCTTGTGGGCCTGGCTAATTTTGTAGTGGAGATGGCAGTCACCATGCACTTGCCCACCTGTGGGCACTGTGTCCTGAACCATGTGGCCTGTGTGGATGTTGCAGTGTTCCCTCCTAGTGTTGAGAGAATCATGGGGCCCTGGACACCATGCAGGACttggagagaaatatcaatcagtAAACAGACTTTTGTCAAGCTCCACTGTGTTCAATACACCATGACAGGTGCTGTAGGAGACACACCCAATCTAATATGA
- the LOC129658722 gene encoding olfactory receptor 2F1-like, with amino-acid sequence MERDNLTWVSEFVLLGLSGDRQTQAGLFVLFGAAYLLTLLGNGVILVLVQLDSRLQLPMYFFLRNLSIVDICYTSSGVPQMLVHFLLEKKTISSARCGTQHFFSLALGGTEFLLLAAMAYDRYVAVCDPLRYAAVMGPRLCAGLAGVSWLVGLANSAVETAVTVRLPTCGRHVLNHVACETLALVRLACVDVTLNQAVILASSVVVLLVPCCLVTLSYARIVAAVLRIRSSGGRRKAFGTCTSHLTVVSMSYGMALVTYMQPRSTASAEQDKVVVLFYAVVTPMLNPLIYSLRNKEIKAALTQVLTRSSESKR; translated from the coding sequence ATGGAGAGGGACAACCTGACCTGGGTGAGTGAGTTTGTCCTACTGGGCCTCTCCGGGGACCGGCAGACCCAGGCTGGGCTGTTTGTCCTGTTCGGGGCCGCCTATCTGCTGACCTTACTGGGCAACGGGGTCATCCTCGTCCTAGTCCAGCTGGACTCCCGCCTCCAGctgcccatgtacttcttcctccgCAACCTCTCTATAGTGGACATCTGCTACACCTCCAGCGGGGTTCCCCAGATGCTGGTGCACTTCCTCCTGGAGAAGAAGACCATCTCCTCCGCCCGATGTGGTACCCAGCACTTCTTCTCGCTGGCCCTCGGGGGCACCGAGTTCCTGCTGCTGGCCGCCATGGCCTATGATCGCTACGTAGCCGTCTGCGACCCCCTGCGCTACGCGGCCGTCATGGGGCCGCGGCTCTGTGCAGGCCTGGCAGGCGTCTCCTGGCTCGTGGGCCTGGCGAACTCAGCGGTGGAGACCGCGGTCACCGTGCGTCTGCCCACCTGTGGGCGCCACGTGCTGAACCACGTGGCCTGTGAGACGCTGGCGCTCGTCAGGTTGGCCTGCGTGGACGTCACCCTCAACCAGGCGGTCATACTGGCATCCAGCGTGGTGGTGCTTTTGGTGCCCTGCTGCCTGGTCACGCTGTCCTACGCCCGCATCGTGGCCGCCGTCTTGCGGATCCGCTCCAGCGGGGGGCGCCGCAAAGCCTTCGGGACCTGCACTTCGCACCTCACCGTGGTCTCCATGTCTTACGGCATGGCCCTGGTTACCTACATGCAGCCCCGCTCCACCGCCTCCGCCGAGCAGGACAAGGTGGTGGTGCTCTTCTACGCAGTGGTGACCCCTATGTTGAATCCGCTCATCTACAGTCTGAGGAACAAGGAGATAAAGGCCGCTCTGACTCAGGTTCTGACAAGGAGCTCTGAATCAAAACGGTAG